TGCTGCTGCTGTCGGGGACGACCAACGGCCGGCTGGCGGTCGAGGGCTTCCACGAGCTGGAAAAGCGCACGGGTCAACGCCTGGTGCACCTGGCCGAGGGCAGCGAGGACAAGCGCATCAGCTACGCCGACACCCAGGCGCGGCCCGTACCCGTGGTCACCAGCCCGGAATGGTCGGGCAGCGAAACGGGCGGTCGCCGCTACGCGCCGTTCACCATCAACATCGAAAACCTCAAGCCGTTCCACACCCTGACCGGGCGGATGCATTTCTATCTGGCCCACGACTGGGTCGAGGAACTCGGCGAGCATCTGCCGGTCTTCCGGCCGCCGCTGGACATGGCGCGCTTGTTCGGCGCACCCACGCTCGGCCCGACCGAGGACGGAATCGGGCTCACCGTGCGGTACCTCACGCCGCACTCGAAGTGGTCCTTCCACTCCACCTACCAGGACAACCTCTACATGCTCTCGCTGTCCCGCGGCGGCCCGACGATGTGGATGAGCCCGGGTGACGCGGCGAAAATCCAAGTGCGCGACAACGATTGGGTTGAGGCGGTCAACGTCAACGGCATCTACGTGTGCCGGGCGATCGTCTCGCACCGGATGCCCGACGGGGTGGTGTACGTCTATCACGTGCAGGAGCGCACCGTCGACACCCCGCGCACCGAGACCAACAACAAGCGCGGCGGTAACCACAACGCGCTCACCCGGGTGCGGATCAAGCCCAGCCACCTGGCCGGCGGCTACGGTCAGCACGCGTTCGCGTTCAACTACCTGGGGCCGACCGGCAACCAGCGCGACGAGGTGACCGTCGTGCGTCGCCGCAGCCAGGAGGTGCAGTACTAACCATGAAGGTTATGGCGCAGTTGGCGATGGTGATGAACCTCGACAAGTGCATCGGTTGTCACACCTGCTCGGTGACCTGCAAGCAGGCGTGGACCAACCGATCCGGCACCGAATACGTGTGGTTCAACAACGTCGAAACCCGTCCCGGACAAGGCTATCCGCGCACCTACGAGGACCAGGAGAAGTGGCGGGGTGGCTGGATTCGCGACAAGAAGGGGCGGCTGCGGCTGCGCGACGGCGGCCGCATCCAGAAGCTGCTGCGCATCTTCGCCAATCCGAAGTTGCCCGTCATCGGCGACTACTACGAGCCGTGGACCTACGACTACGAGAACCTGACCACCGCACCCGCGGGTGACACGTTCCCGACAGCGGCGCCCCGAAGCGTGATCAGCGGTGAGCCGATGAAGGTGTCGTGGGGACCGAACTGGGACGACAACCTGGCCGGCTCGTCGGAGATCCTGGCCGAGGACCCGATCCTGAAGAAGGTCAACGACGAGATCAAGCTCAAGCTCGAAGAGACCTTCATGTTCTACCTGCCGCGAATCTGCGAGCACTGCCTCAACCCCTCGTGTGTGGCGTCGTGCCCGTCGGGCGCGATGTACAAGCGCAGCGAGGACGGCATCGTGCTGGTGGACCAGGACCGCTGCCGCGGCTGGCGGATGTGTGTGTCCGGATGCCCTTACAAGAAGGTCTATTTCAACCACAAGACGGGCAAAGCCGAGAAGTGCACGCTGTGCTATCCGCGCATGGAGGTCGGGCTGCCGACCATCTGCTCGGAGACCTGCGTGGGGCGGTTGCGCTACCTCGGGGTGGTTCTCTACGACGCCGACCGGGTGCTGGAAGCGGCGTCGGTGGAAAAGGACACCGATCTCTATCGGGCGCAGTGCGAGATCCTGCTGGACCCCAACGATCCGGACGTCATCGCCGGCGCGCGGGCCGAGGGCATCCCCGACGAGTGGATCGAGGCCGCGCAGCGTTCCCCGATCTACGCGCTGATCCACACCTACCAGGTGGCGCTGCCCCTGCATCCGGAATACCGCACCATGCCGATGGTTTGGTACATCCCGCCGCTGTCGCCCGTGGTCGACGCGGTCAGCCGCGACGGGCACGACGGGGAGGACGTCGGCAACCTGTTCGGCGCGCTGGACGCGTTGCGCATCCCGATGCAATATCTGGCCGAACTGTTCACTGCCGGCGATACCGCCGTCGTCGAAGGGGTGCTGCGGCGGCTGGCGGCGATGCGCTCCTACATGCGCGACATCAACCTCGGCCGCGACACCCAGCCGCACATCCCGCATTCGGTCGGCATGACCGAAGAGCAGATCTACGAGATGTATCGGCTGCTCGCGATCGCGAAATACGAAGAGCGCTACGTGATTCCGACGGCGTTCGCCCCTCAGGCCCGCGATCTCGAGGAGATGGGCTGTTCGTTGACGGGCGAGGGCGGCCCGGGCATGTACGAATCGGAGCCGATTCCGGTGTCCGTGGAAACCTTCCACGCGCTCAAGCGTGGGGGGGACGAGCCCGGCCAGGCGCGGCCGCGGGTGAACCTGCTCAACTGGGACGGCGGCCAGGTGCCGGCGGGGATGTTCCCCGAGGGGCAGAAGCGGTGAGGCTGCTCTCCGCGCTCCGCGAGCGTTCCGCCGGCCGGGCGATGCAGGATCGCCTGGTGTGGCAGGCGGCCTCGCTGCTGTTGGCGTACCCGGACGACGGCTTCACCGACCGCCTGGACGCCGTCGACGAAATGCTCGGCCACATCAGCGGTCCCGCCGCGACGCTCCTCGGGCAGGCGGCCGCGGCGCTGCGGGCCCGCGAGCCGATGGTCGCCGCGATGGACTATGTCGCGACGTTCGATATGCGCCGGCGCGCCACGATGTACCTGACGTACTGGACCGCGGGGGACACCCGCAACCGCGGCCGGGAGATGCTGGCGTTCGCCACCGCCTACCGGGAGGCGGGTGCGCAGCCGCCGAGCGGCGAGGCGCCCGATCATTTGACCGTGGTGCTCGAATTCGCCGCCACCGTCGACCCCGAGGCCGGACGGCGACTGCTGACCGAGCACCGCGTGCCGATCGACGTGCTGCGCGGCGCCCTGGCCGACGCCCGGTCACCGTACGAGCCCGCCGTGGCCGCGGTCTGCGAGACCCTGCCGGCGGCCACCGACCAGGAGGCGCGCCGCGCCGAGCGGCTGGCGCAGGCCGGCCCGCCCGCGGAAGCCGTTGGGCTGGAACCGTTTACCTTGACCGTGCCACCCCGCAAAGGAACGCCAGGTGTTTAGCAACGTCCTGTTCTGGGATATCGCCCCGTACGTCACGCTCTCGGTCCTGATCGTGGGGACGTGGTGGCGCTACCGCTACGACAAGTTCGGTTGGACCTCGCGGTCCTCGCAGATCTACGAGTCGCGACTGCTGAGCATCGCCAGCCCCATGTTCCATTTCGGCATCCTGGCGGTTTTCGCCGGACACGTGGTGGGGCTGTTCATTCCGCCGAAGGTGACGCAGCTGCTGAAGATGAGCGACCACTTCTACCACCTGCAGGCGGTCATCGCCGGGTCGATCGCCGGCGTCGCGACGCTCGTCGGAATCGGGCTGCT
The sequence above is drawn from the Mycobacterium marseillense genome and encodes:
- the narH gene encoding nitrate reductase subunit beta, with the protein product MKVMAQLAMVMNLDKCIGCHTCSVTCKQAWTNRSGTEYVWFNNVETRPGQGYPRTYEDQEKWRGGWIRDKKGRLRLRDGGRIQKLLRIFANPKLPVIGDYYEPWTYDYENLTTAPAGDTFPTAAPRSVISGEPMKVSWGPNWDDNLAGSSEILAEDPILKKVNDEIKLKLEETFMFYLPRICEHCLNPSCVASCPSGAMYKRSEDGIVLVDQDRCRGWRMCVSGCPYKKVYFNHKTGKAEKCTLCYPRMEVGLPTICSETCVGRLRYLGVVLYDADRVLEAASVEKDTDLYRAQCEILLDPNDPDVIAGARAEGIPDEWIEAAQRSPIYALIHTYQVALPLHPEYRTMPMVWYIPPLSPVVDAVSRDGHDGEDVGNLFGALDALRIPMQYLAELFTAGDTAVVEGVLRRLAAMRSYMRDINLGRDTQPHIPHSVGMTEEQIYEMYRLLAIAKYEERYVIPTAFAPQARDLEEMGCSLTGEGGPGMYESEPIPVSVETFHALKRGGDEPGQARPRVNLLNWDGGQVPAGMFPEGQKR
- the narJ gene encoding nitrate reductase molybdenum cofactor assembly chaperone, with protein sequence MRLLSALRERSAGRAMQDRLVWQAASLLLAYPDDGFTDRLDAVDEMLGHISGPAATLLGQAAAALRAREPMVAAMDYVATFDMRRRATMYLTYWTAGDTRNRGREMLAFATAYREAGAQPPSGEAPDHLTVVLEFAATVDPEAGRRLLTEHRVPIDVLRGALADARSPYEPAVAAVCETLPAATDQEARRAERLAQAGPPAEAVGLEPFTLTVPPRKGTPGV